A segment of the Streptomyces sp. ITFR-21 genome:
CCTGCGGGTCGCGCCCAAGGCTGTACGACCGGGACGCGTCGAGCGTCCAGGTTCTTCCGTTCAATGCGAGTACGAGTTCAGGCACCCCAAGCCCCATGTGTTGTCCCCCGAGAAATCCCCTGTGAAGGGGAGTGTAGGGACAGCGGACAGCGGGAGGAACTCCTGCACGCCCCGGTCTGGTAACAGAAAGCCGTCACTTGTACGGGTTCGGTCCCAGCGCGTTGACGACCCGCGCCGCGCGCCCCGAGAGTTGGGCACACTTGCGGGCGTTGGGGGACGAGGACCTCGGGGGTCTACGGATGAGTGCACGGAGTACGCCCTGGGCCGGAGTGCTGTTCAGCTCTCTGGCCGCGGTGAGTTGGGCGTTCGCGGCGATGGCGGGCGTGGCCGCGCTGGGGCTTCACCTGCTCGGCGCGGACGCGTCGGCCTCGCTGGGGCCGATGACGGCGGCGGTCGTCGCGATGGCGGTCGGCGGGAAGGTGCGGCCGACCGGTGACATCGGCGTGTTCGGGCTGACCGGGTCGCAGACGCAGGCCGCGATCGGCATCACGCCGCTCGGGGTGAGCCTGGTGGGGGCGCTGTTCCTGGTCTGGGTGTTCCTGCGGTCACTGCGCCGGGCGGGGCCGCTCGTCACGCCGGCCGAACTGGCCGCGCGGGTCGCGACGACGGCGGCGCTGTTTCTGGCGCTGGTCGGCGGGCTGGCGTGGGCCGGGCAGGACACGGTGGCCATCGACGCGGGCTCGGTCGGGCCGTCCAGCGGGACCGCCGGCGATCTGCTGGGCGGGCTGCCCGGGATCGGGGACATCGGCGGCGGTCTGACCGACGGGTTGCAGGACATCGTCAAGGCCGACACCTCGGTGAAGTTCCACGTGGAGACCGGGCGGTCGCTGCTCGGGGCGCTGGTGTGGGTGCTGGTGGTGCTGCTGATCGCGCTCCTGGCGTCCCGCCGGACACCGCTGCCGGCCGGGTGGCAGGCGCTGCACCGGGTGGTGCGGCCGGCCGTGTCGGCGATCACCGCGGTGCTGCTGACGGCGGTGCTCGCCGGGTTCGCGGCGGCGGTGTTCGCGGCGGCGACCGGGGATCAGCCGGGTCGGATCATGGGCGCGGCACTGCTGGGTACGCCCAACGGGGTGTGGCTCGCGGTGCCACTGGGGCTGTTCGTACCGTGGAAGGGGACGGCGTCCGGGCCGCTGGCCTCGCTGCTGCCCGACCCGGTGGGGCGCTTCGTGGCCGGGCACGGCGGGGCCACCATCACGCCGGGCGCGCTCGCCGACCTCGACGGCCGGGTGTGGCTGCTGCCGCTCGCCGCCGCGTTGATGATGCTGCTGGCCGGGGCGCTGACCGCGACCCGTACGCCGCCGGAGGCCACCCGGGGCCGCTTCGTGGCCGCGTGCGCGCTACGGCTCGGGGTCGCCACGGCGCTGGCGCTGCCGCTCCTGGTCGGGCTCACCGGCGTCACGGTGAACGCCAACCTGTCCGTGTTCGGCTTCGACGCGGTCGGGGCGGGCATCGACCTGCGGGGCAACGCCACGCTGGCCTTCCTGCTGGGCGCGCTCTGGGGCGCCGCGGCCGGCGCGGCGGGGGCGTTCCTGGCCCTGGCCACCGGTGCGGCCGGCCGCAGGCCGGCCGCCCTCGCGGTCCCGGGCCCCGCGCCGGTCCCCGCGGACACCCCGCCGAGTCCGGCCGGCCCGCCCGGCCCGGCTCCCCGGCCCGCTCCGCCCGCTCCGCCCGGCCCGGTGGCCGACGACGCCGGCCGTACGTATCCGGCCCTCGCCTACCGGCCCGGTCCCTACCAGCCGAGCACGCCCTACCGCCCGGACCAGGGGCCGAACCCCTACCAGGAGCCCCATCCGTACGCCGACCCCTCCCCCGCCAAGGACAAGGAGTGGCCGCCCCCGCCGCCGCGTCCGCCGTCCTGACCCGGCGCCCCCGGGCCGGGCTCCCGGCCTCCCGTGGCGGCCGGCTCCGCCCGGCGCGACGGCACCCGCCCCGCGCCCAGCGCGCGGGCGGGCCGCCTCGGCCCCGGCCGCCGCGCCGCTGGCGGGACGGCCCGGGACAAGGTGGCGGGGGCTGTCCGCAGGGCGGGACGGGTGG
Coding sequences within it:
- a CDS encoding streptophobe family protein codes for the protein MSARSTPWAGVLFSSLAAVSWAFAAMAGVAALGLHLLGADASASLGPMTAAVVAMAVGGKVRPTGDIGVFGLTGSQTQAAIGITPLGVSLVGALFLVWVFLRSLRRAGPLVTPAELAARVATTAALFLALVGGLAWAGQDTVAIDAGSVGPSSGTAGDLLGGLPGIGDIGGGLTDGLQDIVKADTSVKFHVETGRSLLGALVWVLVVLLIALLASRRTPLPAGWQALHRVVRPAVSAITAVLLTAVLAGFAAAVFAAATGDQPGRIMGAALLGTPNGVWLAVPLGLFVPWKGTASGPLASLLPDPVGRFVAGHGGATITPGALADLDGRVWLLPLAAALMMLLAGALTATRTPPEATRGRFVAACALRLGVATALALPLLVGLTGVTVNANLSVFGFDAVGAGIDLRGNATLAFLLGALWGAAAGAAGAFLALATGAAGRRPAALAVPGPAPVPADTPPSPAGPPGPAPRPAPPAPPGPVADDAGRTYPALAYRPGPYQPSTPYRPDQGPNPYQEPHPYADPSPAKDKEWPPPPPRPPS